TCGGGACAACACGGCACTGTGGATGCCGGACTGGCGGTCCGCTTGGTGACGTTAATCTGAGGCGATGAAGAATAACGCTTGAAGGGCTCTGGGGGGAGGTTGTTTGTTTTCACCGGGAGTCTGGAAGGGCTTTCCGAACTGGTTCGCCTCGGAGGCTTGGTCCCAACGGGAGTCCCCCGAGGGATGACGGGCCGTTGACTTGCGCCCAGAGGCTTCTCCGCCTTGAGGTCATCACACCGGGATGAGCAGAGGAATACCGTCGGGAGGCCGAGTCTACCTCTCCGAGGAGAAGCGCCCTGGGAGAGCGAGGAGCAGGGAGAGGACGCCCTGGGCGCCGAGGACGAGGAGAGCTCGGTGCGGTGCCGCATGAGAAGAGTGGAGGATTCCTTGATGAACGTCAACTGCCGCAGGAAGCCTGAGCGGTCGGACTCGCCGCTGACCGATCTCGCCGAAGAGACCCGGACCAAATTGAGCCGGCTGGACTGGAGGGTGCCTTTGACGTTACTCTTGGGTCTGGGGTCTCTGCCCGTGCCACGCCCCACTTGTTCCTCCAACACGGGCATGGTGTTCCTCATCAGGATAGTCTTCTTTGCAGGTTTCTGCATGAAGGGGATGCGGACAGGGGatttctgtgttttgttttgcttcgAGGCGGGCGACTTCTGGACCGGTTTGGGGTTGGCACCAGGGGAGCTGGAGCTCGAATCTGCCTTCCCACTGCCGCGAGACGATGCCTGCGGTTGCGATGGTGACGTGAGCTTCTTTTGGTTGGGCTGCGACGGCGTGGACGTCCTGGACGATCCCGACGAAGGAGCTTTGGTCATGCGGGCAGGAGGCGTCGCACTCCGTTTGGGCAAGGAAAGGTCCGCGATCTCGGAAATCTTTCCCGGCCTGTGGAGACTCCGGGACCTCTGCTGGTTCAGATTTCCGTTCTTCAGGGGGGACTCGGTCTTGGTTATGGGCCCGGTCTTCTTAGGGGTACACCTGGGGCTCTGCACCTGGGATTCCTTGGACACTTTGGGCATGTAGATCACCGTTCGGCCACGGAAGACTACCGGTAGGTTAGTCAGCGGTGTCTGCTGCCCTGCGTTTTTCTCTGGCTGCCCGTTCCTAGTATTGGACATTCTGGTTTCTACCTGCTTCTTCCCATCTTGGAAAGCTTTGGGACGCTCCTTCTTCTCTAAGCatttcttccctctcttcttATCTTTCCTGTCCAGAGACAGCTCCAGAGGAGAGCTGGCCGAAAGGCTGGACACGAAGGAGAGGATGGAGTCCGATTCTGAGGACGGCTCTCTCCTGAAGGAAGAGGACGCTTGATGGAGCCACGTGACGATGGAGTTGGCTCCTTCCTGGATGGCTTTCCAGTCCACGCTGTCCAGGTCCGAGGCTCTTCCTTCGTCCAGCATGGCCTCCGACTTCCACTCCttggccctgagtcccttccgcTCCTTGTCGGCATTGCGCCTCTTCGCCGAGTGCCGTCTCTTTTTGGGCACGGCCAAGCCCATACACTTCTGCAGGAGATCATCCTCCGAATTATAACTGAGGGAACTGGCCGAACTGTCTCTCCTTTTCATCAAGGCCGCTCTCAAATCGTGCCGGCGGGCGAGGGCCAGTGGTCGGCGGAGACCCCGGTTGCCGTTGTTGTAGACCTCCAAGTCACTGAGGGAGCTGAGCGAAGAGCTGAGGGAATAGCACGGCGGGGTCTCGTCCACAATGAGGTTGCTGCGCATCTTGGTTTTCGTCTGAGGATGTTGCGGCCTGGAAGTGATCTCCGGTTCCCTCTTGGCCACCCAACACTCTTTCTTTGGCCCTTTCCCAGCAGTGCTGGCTTTCCTCTTGGGTGAATTCTTCACCTCTGTCGGGCCGTCGGAGTCATTCTCGTAGAAACAGTAAACCGCCTCTTCGGTCGGCGTGGTGTGACAGAAGGACGGGAAAACCATGTCGTCGTGCCCGCTGACTTCCTTCCGGGAACGGTTTCCCTCCGAAGACGCCCTCAGACTGCCGTGCTTCACGAGAGGCAGCTCCAAGTTCTTGAGAGGAACGCGTCCTCTCCTGGACTCGGCGGACTGGGCCCGGCCTGTGTGAAGTGGGCTGGTGTGGTTCGACCCAGTCCTGTATTTACAAGAGGAAACCATTTTGGTTGGCGTCGAGTGGCTGGAGGTCAGTTTCCCGGCGAAAGGGCCTCCTCGTTCACGCTGCCTGGCCTCCATCTTGCTTCCGGTCAATTCCCTCCTTCGTCTCGACTCCGCTTCCTCCTTCATCGGGTACTGAAGAGTCTCATCGCTCAGGGAAGCAGCGCTGGAGAAGTTGACCGGAGTCCCTTCGGCGGAGTCGGTGAAGGAATCCTCCTCGGCGCCGACATAACTTTTGTGTTGGGCAACAGCAGCCCGTCTATGCTTGGCGATGCCCAAATTATGGGAATTGGCCGGGACCAGCATGTAGAGGGGAAGTTGCATCGATTTCTTGGACTGCGAGTGCAAAATCTGTCCCGAGACGAGAGACGTGTGGACCTTCCGGAAACGGGACGGCATGGCCGAATTGATGCATTCTTTCAAGATCTCGATATCCTCGTCCGAGGTCAACTCGAGTCTTTCCGGCTTCCTCTGGCTCTCCATGACCCTCTCTTCTTCTCTCTTGTCATGGGCCATGAAGCTCAAGCCGTTCTTTTCCGGGAACGGCGGGATCAGTTTCAGCTCAACGTCCTTTTGGACATAGTGCTCGTGGAGGGGCAATGCGCTCAAGCTGGAGGCACAGGAAAAGTTCTCGTTGGGTTTCTCCACGGTGAAGTAGACCATGGAGTCCAGGTCTTGGGGCATCTGGAAACGTTCCTTGAAGTCGGTGATCTCCATGAACTTCTTGACGTTGTTCTCCCACTGGATGTTGAACTGGCTGGCCTCCTTCTCTGGTTGGCCACTCAGTTCAAAGAGAGGTGTCTTGCTGCGACTCGGGGGCATTGTTTGACCAGGACTGTCGGGCAACTCGCTTGGACTGATGGTACCACTAACCATTTCACTGCAGGGCTCGCTTTGGATCGAACTGGCAATGGAAGGACTCTCGAAACTGCCCAAGGAACTGACCGAACTGCAACGGCTCATAACCAAAGGCGTTTCCTGGATGTAGTTCTCGGAGGAGCTGGACGGGGTCAAGTCGTCAAGTCGGGATGGCGATGCTCCTTGAAGGAACATCTTCTCTTTCTTGGGGAAGGGGATGGAGATGGGCTGCGAGACAGCCGGGAGGAGCTCCACCTCCCTTTGGACCTTCTCATCTTCCTTGTGGGGTTCGTCCACTTGTTCTACTTCAAGTATCTCCAAAGAGGAGTCGCTGTCCATCTCGTTCTCGCTTTGCCCATCCAGGACGTTGTCAGCCGAGGAAAGAGATGAGAGGGAACTGCATCGGGAGAAGCAAATTGGAGTGTCCTCCACAGAATATTTCTGCAGCTGCTCCGGTTCTCCTTGTCCTGCCGTCTGGACTGGGAGCTTCTCCGGAATCTTATTGAGCTGTTCCGACAAAATGGAATAATAAGATTTGCCTCCCGACTGCCCCATGATGCCACTGTCCACGTTTTCCATGAAGGGGACATGTTGGTATGATGGGGAGAGCTTAATGGTGTGGACCTTTGGATCAGCATCGAGTTCATTCCTTGGCTCTTTTTTCTCGCATTCCTTTTCTTTCTCGGCAACCATTCTTCCCGGTGGAACCGTAGCTTTCTTGAACTTCTCAAGAAGTTCCGGTTTCTCCGCCACCTCTCCAGACTCTGGAAGTTTCTTCGCCGGCTGTTCCATCTTCTCCGGCCGGTTCATCAGGATGTTCTTCAAGTCGAGCCGGCTGGGCCGTTTCTGATAGCGGTGTAATTCATCCTTGAAGTCCACGAAGGTGGTTCTCGCGCATGGCTTCATGTGCTCCTTGGTGCAATAGCCATCGCTGGTGCTTCCGCTGTTGAGGCTATCATTGGACAAACTGGTGTAGGCCGTCTTAAGACGTAAAAGTGGGTGAGCCCGGCTTAGATCTTCCCGTTTGACGAAACTGCCGGCGTCGGACAACCGGCACGGGGAGCACGACTGAGCGCGGGCTTCATGGACCTCGTCGGAAACATACTGCCAGTCAAGACAATGGTCCTCCGAGCTGAGACTGAAACTGTCATCGGAGGAAGTATGGAGGGTGGAGATGTCTTCGACCAGCTTATCCATCTTAGCTACCGTGGTGGAGATCTTTTTGGCCAGTTTCTCGGCCGCCATGGAGACTTCGTTGTCCGAGGGCAGGAGGACTGGCGGGACCTTTTTGACTTCTGTCGGCTTTCCGCTTTCATCCTTTTCCGGTTCCGGGCCTCTCCTTTGGGCAACAGCCCTTGGCGACGCCTGGCCTTGGAGAAAGTTGTTGTTAAGGAACATGGAGAGGACCGACGCGTTGCCCGTTTCCACGCTACTGGAGACATTGGGCACCTCGTCGTCGTCGAAGCACCCCGAATCGGAAGCATAGTCCTTGGCCAAGCTGTCGATGTGCCGCATGGGCTTCTTGGAGCTTTGGCTCTTCAGCGTCTGCTTCTCCATGCTGTCAAAGGTCTCGGCCAAGTGCTTGGCGTCCAGCTCGGCTTCCAGCGCCTTCTGTTTCCGCATGTACAGCGAGGGCATGCAGGAGCCCGGCGAGATGACCATGGCGTCCTTGTACTTGAGGGGCCGGTTGGCCAAGAGGTTGCGGAGGGCGGCCGCACTGCCCATGGCGATCATCTTATGCTTTGAGTGGACCAGGTTGCGGAGCATGCTGACCGCCCCCAGGTCCCACAGTAGCTCCTGGTCTTTGGAGCTGCGGGCCGAGAGGTTCCAAAGGGTGCCACACGCGTTGCTGACAATGGTGAGGCTGTGGGACTTCAGGTGCTGGAGCAGCGTCTGGAGGCAGCTGTGGTCCCGCAGGATCAGCCTGGAAGACAACAGCGGAGAGGCGggttaaaagggtaatgaaatttcagcctaggacagaacaacaaaactacacatcccagaaacactaaacttggcagcacaacccctcatccatgcctctccgttcatacaacaaaaagaaaaataaagtcctaattagagggagaggaataattgtttttatcgaattgctgccagttagaaggctaagctccgcccacttggtctcctagcaggggacaggcagagttaggcctcatttaggcctcttccacactgcctataaaatacagattatcagatttgaactggattgtatggcagtgtagactcaaggcccttccacacagctatagaacccatttataatggacttaatgtcaagggaaaacctttaccctttaccttaactaccaccaattcctcaatactttatttcccataccaccatactttgccacagcaacgcgtggccgggcacagctagtaatatataatactcatatcatactatactaatattataacatattatatatacatataatattgataataatattaggatgtaatacaatgtaataatagtacattattataattgtatatttatattaaatgtaatattactaataatattgcaatatagtcatatagtactatataataatataaaatgcttatattgtgctatactaataatataatatattctatgtatatataacttgtaatccGCCCttagtctccttcagggtgagaagggcaggatataaatgtcgccaataaataaataaataaataataaataataataatggggtccagccgggcagtggagcctggaggcttgcaatatatgatatatttctctctcctgttcccctcccttatcagtgtgttttcttttccaatagatgatatattttttctccttcccctctcttattggtgtgttttcttttccaatatatatattttttctccttccctgcccttatcagtgtgttttcttgtcCAAAGCcttcctcgctcttaaccaagggaatgctttgaaaagggaaagagagggagagaagtcctcgcaagtcaggaagaaggaaaaatatatatccattaatcttataaaagcatttcccccaaatatttgttaatctctcctacagatatctatatatatagctacatagggattgcaaaggcttgcaaggggaaatATCTATACATATCTGTAGGCGAAATTAACaaatattttggggggaaatgcttttataagattaacaCGCTgataagggaggggaagaggagaaaaaatatatcatatattggaaa
This genomic window from Anolis carolinensis isolate JA03-04 unplaced genomic scaffold, rAnoCar3.1.pri scaffold_7, whole genome shotgun sequence contains:
- the apc2 gene encoding adenomatous polyposis coli protein 2 isoform X2 — translated: MGLLGVLSFLQNNIFAEESMAELKMPGCLASYDQLVRQVEALKTENTHLRRELEDNSLHLSKLENETSGMKEVLKHLQGKLEQEATAMVSLGQMEVLDQLKALQMDITSLYNLTFPPPPAPAPPPCVPEESAAHSVTLQRKDSLGELSRATLRILEELDRERCFLLGEIEKEEKEKLWYYTQLQSLSKRLDELPHVETFSMQMDLIRQQLEFEAQHIRTLMEERFGTTDEMVQRAQIRVSRLEQIDKELMEAQDKVQQSETPLSGKRSDGDDNALEIPTHPEEEEAEDQPGGSKVEMVFWLLSMLATRDKEDMSRTLLAMSSSQESCLAMRKSGCLPLLVQILHDADRGPGAPQSPGAAGKDCRMRANAALHNIVFSQPDEGQAKKEMRVLHILEQIRSYSETCWDWLKMQNRDAGKSPDGAAGPVPIEPQICQATCATMKLSFDEDYRHAMNELGGLQAVAELLQVDYEMHGATQDPLNLALRRYTGMALTNLTFGDVVNKAALCSRQRCMQAIVAQLASDSEELHQVVSSILRNLSWRADINSKKVLREVGSVTALMQCALRAAKESTLKSILSALWNLSAHSTENKAAICGVEGALGFLVSTLTYKCQTNSLAIIESGGGILRNVSSLIATREDYRLILRDHSCLQTLLQHLKSHSLTIVSNACGTLWNLSARSSKDQELLWDLGAVSMLRNLVHSKHKMIAMGSAAALRNLLANRPLKYKDAMVISPGSCMPSLYMRKQKALEAELDAKHLAETFDSMEKQTLKSQSSKKPMRHIDSLAKDYASDSGCFDDDEVPNVSSSVETGNASVLSMFLNNNFLQGQASPRAVAQRRGPEPEKDESGKPTEVKKVPPVLLPSDNEVSMAAEKLAKKISTTVAKMDKLVEDISTLHTSSDDSFSLSSEDHCLDWQYVSDEVHEARAQSCSPCRLSDAGSFVKREDLSRAHPLLRLKTAYTSLSNDSLNSGSTSDGYCTKEHMKPCARTTFVDFKDELHRYQKRPSRLDLKNILMNRPEKMEQPAKKLPESGEVAEKPELLEKFKKATVPPGRMVAEKEKECEKKEPRNELDADPKVHTIKLSPSYQHVPFMENVDSGIMGQSGGKSYYSILSEQLNKIPEKLPVQTAGQGEPEQLQKYSVEDTPICFSRCSSLSSLSSADNVLDGQSENEMDSDSSLEILEVEQVDEPHKEDEKVQREVELLPAVSQPISIPFPKKEKMFLQGASPSRLDDLTPSSSSENYIQETPLVMSRCSSVSSLGSFESPSIASSIQSEPCSEMVSGTISPSELPDSPGQTMPPSRSKTPLFELSGQPEKEASQFNIQWENNVKKFMEITDFKERFQMPQDLDSMVYFTVEKPNENFSCASSLSALPLHEHYVQKDVELKLIPPFPEKNGLSFMAHDKREEERVMESQRKPERLELTSDEDIEILKECINSAMPSRFRKVHTSLVSGQILHSQSKKSMQLPLYMLVPANSHNLGIAKHRRAAVAQHKSYVGAEEDSFTDSAEGTPVNFSSAASLSDETLQYPMKEEAESRRRRELTGSKMEARQRERGGPFAGKLTSSHSTPTKMVSSCKYRTGSNHTSPLHTGRAQSAESRRGRVPLKNLELPLVKHGSLRASSEGNRSRKEVSGHDDMVFPSFCHTTPTEEAVYCFYENDSDGPTEVKNSPKRKASTAGKGPKKECWVAKREPEITSRPQHPQTKTKMRSNLIVDETPPCYSLSSSLSSLSDLEVYNNGNRGLRRPLALARRHDLRAALMKRRDSSASSLSYNSEDDLLQKCMGLAVPKKRRHSAKRRNADKERKGLRAKEWKSEAMLDEGRASDLDSVDWKAIQEGANSIVTWLHQASSSFRREPSSESDSILSFVSSLSASSPLELSLDRKDKKRGKKCLEKKERPKAFQDGKKQVETRMSNTRNGQPEKNAGQQTPLTNLPVVFRGRTVIYMPKVSKESQVQSPRCTPKKTGPITKTESPLKNGNLNQQRSRSLHRPGKISEIADLSLPKRSATPPARMTKAPSSGSSRTSTPSQPNQKKLTSPSQPQASSRGSGKADSSSSSPGANPKPVQKSPASKQNKTQKSPVRIPFMQKPAKKTILMRNTMPVLEEQVGRGTGRDPRPKSNVKGTLQSSRLNLVRVSSARSVSGESDRSGFLRQLTFIKESSTLLMRHRTELSSSSAPRASSPCSSLSQGASPRRGRLGLPTVFLCSSRCDDLKAEKPLGASQRPVIPRGTPVGTKPPRRTSSESPSRLPVKTNNLPPEPFKRYSSSPQINVTKRTASPASTVPCCPESLAARKKSEEGLKLPVVPAPGIPGESHQRQPQQQPSMVRGTWKRIRDEDIPHILKSTLPSTALPLVNAWLEEADQQSQRKTSDAVVQTEDFHTTKTNSSTSPTLEMPKISSEGCAAALPLSLTHEGPVSSLGNFPPSRHGSPSRAARVTPFNYTPSPMAEPPVSDKQAEKVDV
- the apc2 gene encoding adenomatous polyposis coli protein 2 isoform X1, with amino-acid sequence MGVGSIGMREWRGDGGGRCHPRRMLRSAFVLRDEAARHPSLGMQSLKSRQKWGRMPLGGPIHSREDKSMAELKMPGCLASYDQLVRQVEALKTENTHLRRELEDNSLHLSKLENETSGMKEVLKHLQGKLEQEATAMVSLGQMEVLDQLKALQMDITSLYNLTFPPPPAPAPPPCVPEESAAHSVTLQRKDSLGELSRATLRILEELDRERCFLLGEIEKEEKEKLWYYTQLQSLSKRLDELPHVETFSMQMDLIRQQLEFEAQHIRTLMEERFGTTDEMVQRAQIRVSRLEQIDKELMEAQDKVQQSETPLSGKRSDGDDNALEIPTHPEEEEAEDQPGGSKVEMVFWLLSMLATRDKEDMSRTLLAMSSSQESCLAMRKSGCLPLLVQILHDADRGPGAPQSPGAAGKDCRMRANAALHNIVFSQPDEGQAKKEMRVLHILEQIRSYSETCWDWLKMQNRDAGKSPDGAAGPVPIEPQICQATCATMKLSFDEDYRHAMNELGGLQAVAELLQVDYEMHGATQDPLNLALRRYTGMALTNLTFGDVVNKAALCSRQRCMQAIVAQLASDSEELHQVVSSILRNLSWRADINSKKVLREVGSVTALMQCALRAAKESTLKSILSALWNLSAHSTENKAAICGVEGALGFLVSTLTYKCQTNSLAIIESGGGILRNVSSLIATREDYRLILRDHSCLQTLLQHLKSHSLTIVSNACGTLWNLSARSSKDQELLWDLGAVSMLRNLVHSKHKMIAMGSAAALRNLLANRPLKYKDAMVISPGSCMPSLYMRKQKALEAELDAKHLAETFDSMEKQTLKSQSSKKPMRHIDSLAKDYASDSGCFDDDEVPNVSSSVETGNASVLSMFLNNNFLQGQASPRAVAQRRGPEPEKDESGKPTEVKKVPPVLLPSDNEVSMAAEKLAKKISTTVAKMDKLVEDISTLHTSSDDSFSLSSEDHCLDWQYVSDEVHEARAQSCSPCRLSDAGSFVKREDLSRAHPLLRLKTAYTSLSNDSLNSGSTSDGYCTKEHMKPCARTTFVDFKDELHRYQKRPSRLDLKNILMNRPEKMEQPAKKLPESGEVAEKPELLEKFKKATVPPGRMVAEKEKECEKKEPRNELDADPKVHTIKLSPSYQHVPFMENVDSGIMGQSGGKSYYSILSEQLNKIPEKLPVQTAGQGEPEQLQKYSVEDTPICFSRCSSLSSLSSADNVLDGQSENEMDSDSSLEILEVEQVDEPHKEDEKVQREVELLPAVSQPISIPFPKKEKMFLQGASPSRLDDLTPSSSSENYIQETPLVMSRCSSVSSLGSFESPSIASSIQSEPCSEMVSGTISPSELPDSPGQTMPPSRSKTPLFELSGQPEKEASQFNIQWENNVKKFMEITDFKERFQMPQDLDSMVYFTVEKPNENFSCASSLSALPLHEHYVQKDVELKLIPPFPEKNGLSFMAHDKREEERVMESQRKPERLELTSDEDIEILKECINSAMPSRFRKVHTSLVSGQILHSQSKKSMQLPLYMLVPANSHNLGIAKHRRAAVAQHKSYVGAEEDSFTDSAEGTPVNFSSAASLSDETLQYPMKEEAESRRRRELTGSKMEARQRERGGPFAGKLTSSHSTPTKMVSSCKYRTGSNHTSPLHTGRAQSAESRRGRVPLKNLELPLVKHGSLRASSEGNRSRKEVSGHDDMVFPSFCHTTPTEEAVYCFYENDSDGPTEVKNSPKRKASTAGKGPKKECWVAKREPEITSRPQHPQTKTKMRSNLIVDETPPCYSLSSSLSSLSDLEVYNNGNRGLRRPLALARRHDLRAALMKRRDSSASSLSYNSEDDLLQKCMGLAVPKKRRHSAKRRNADKERKGLRAKEWKSEAMLDEGRASDLDSVDWKAIQEGANSIVTWLHQASSSFRREPSSESDSILSFVSSLSASSPLELSLDRKDKKRGKKCLEKKERPKAFQDGKKQVETRMSNTRNGQPEKNAGQQTPLTNLPVVFRGRTVIYMPKVSKESQVQSPRCTPKKTGPITKTESPLKNGNLNQQRSRSLHRPGKISEIADLSLPKRSATPPARMTKAPSSGSSRTSTPSQPNQKKLTSPSQPQASSRGSGKADSSSSSPGANPKPVQKSPASKQNKTQKSPVRIPFMQKPAKKTILMRNTMPVLEEQVGRGTGRDPRPKSNVKGTLQSSRLNLVRVSSARSVSGESDRSGFLRQLTFIKESSTLLMRHRTELSSSSAPRASSPCSSLSQGASPRRGRLGLPTVFLCSSRCDDLKAEKPLGASQRPVIPRGTPVGTKPPRRTSSESPSRLPVKTNNLPPEPFKRYSSSPQINVTKRTASPASTVPCCPESLAARKKSEEGLKLPVVPAPGIPGESHQRQPQQQPSMVRGTWKRIRDEDIPHILKSTLPSTALPLVNAWLEEADQQSQRKTSDAVVQTEDFHTTKTNSSTSPTLEMPKISSEGCAAALPLSLTHEGPVSSLGNFPPSRHGSPSRAARVTPFNYTPSPMAEPPVSDKQAEKVDV